The Lactuca sativa cultivar Salinas chromosome 2, Lsat_Salinas_v11, whole genome shotgun sequence genome includes the window TGGTGATATGAAATCATTATTCTCTCTTGATCTTTCTGTCAACAGTCTTTCAGGGATGATCCCACAGAGTATGTCTGCATTGACATCTCTTAGCCAGCTGAATTTGTCACACAACAAGTTATCAGGGCAAATTCCAACAGGAAGTCAGCTCCAGACACTCATTGATCCATCCATATACGCAGCCAATAACCAACTTTGTGGAAGTCCGCTACCTACCAGTTGCAAACATGATCAAGTCCTGGAAGTTGGAAGAAACACcgaggaagatgaagatgatgatggttTTGAAATGATGTGGATTTACGGTGTAACGAGCGGTTTCACAACGGGgtttatgggtattttgggaattttgGTGCTTAAGAATAGATGGAGACATGCTTTCTTCAATTTTGTGGGAGGCTACATCGGAAAGAAACTATGAAACTAAGAAACAAATGACAATGATTGATCAAACTTGCAGAGTTTGCTTCATGTTTTCAACAACGGAAAGCGCAAGGGGCAATGGGACCTTAGCAAATGCagaaatttcaaattttgtttatgatatgattttgTATAGATGTTTTCTCCTCCTTAACTTTTTGTTGTTCTGGAGTTGGTAGTTTGATTTTGGCTTACATTGACCGTTTTATCTTGTGTATGAATTTGTCTTTCATGTGTTCCATTATCTACAATATGTGGAAACTAGATATTAACCAAAAGCATTAGAGGTtgttatgcaaaaaaaaaaaaaaaaaaaaaaaaaaaaaaaaaatatcaccATGAGTAGTTAGAACTAGCAAGCTTAAACGAGCTAATCTAACAATAACAAGTATGAACGgctaaatggatcttcaaatgaAACACATCTTGATTGAGTTTATTTGGGTGAATGAAAAGAGAGACTACTTGATTTGGTGAAGGCAAAAGATTACGCTAACAAATCATAATAAAATCTTTTAACAAATTAAAAAATACAAAGCAGCAACAATATACAAAACCCTAAATATGAAATCTATTAACAATTAGCAAGAATGCTGATTAATGTATAAGTGATATGCAACAACTAAGTCAAATTGTTATAAACcctaacaaataacaaataacactTAAATCAATTAAGAAAACACAAACTAGAAGGCAACaacaaaatagaaaataaaacacAGATTAATGTACAAGTGGTGAGCATCAAGCCAGCAACAAAATTGAAAATACCTCTTTCGTAAACAACAAAATTTAAGCAACAGCAGAAAAATGAGAGCAGCCGGCTTCAGTCCGGCGAGCAGTTAGCCAAGAAAGAGAAGCGAAGTGAGAAACGAGTGGGCGACTGAGCGGTTGTAGCAGCTCACAGCGGGCGACAACTGGGCAGCATTAAGTTAGAGTTTACAAATGGGTAAATGTGATGTAGCCCAAGTGCCCAACCCATTTGTTCTAAAAGGTcactaaaattttttattttcatctAAAGAGAATGACGTCTATTTTGGTATTTTAAAAGGAATAGCCCctgaatcttttttttttccacattttaCCCTTGAACTTgttgttgtatttaaattaaatcattATTATCGGTTGCTTCCATATTTGCTGACATGGCTACCTATGTGGACACTCATTAAAAAAAACACTCCTACGTGGATCATCTCTTAGTTCTGTTGATTATAATACGATGCCTAGCCCTAACTTCAGTCAAAAAACATTCGAACCCATACCCAAAATCGAAGAAGAAGATGTCGACTCCCAGTTCATCTGGTTCCATCGCAAAGAAAGAGCAGCTATGTGATTGTCAACTCCCAGTTCGAATATGCACATCCAAGACTAAAGACAACCCTAACAAAAAGTTCAAAGTTTGCCCTAATTCTCTGGTATGTCGATCTTGATTTCCCTCTGTACTTTTGATTTTCcttctaataaataaagattttgaGGTTCTTACaatttttatatttgatttcaaaGAAACCGGGTAAGAAGTGTaagtattgggaatggattgatgAACCTGTGACTGGGAATCCGAATTTAAAACAAGAACTTGAAGCAGTTAAAGAGGATGTTGCATGTTTGAAGAAAGAAGTTCAAGAGCTAAAGAATAAAGCACATAGTTATAGGGTTGAAATCGGTTGTAATATTATATGAAAACAGTTTGCATAGAGTTTTGTATGATGTATTGAATTGTCGTATTTTGAATGTAGGGATTGAATGGTTTATATGGAATGTACTGAATAGTTTATATTAAATGTATTGAATGGAGTTTGCATACTGAATGAAGTGTTACATGGTGAGCATTTGATTGTAATTTACATTGAATTTGGCTGCAATTTCAACAGCCAAAAGACAAGGACAATGATAATTGAATTTGTCTGCAATTTCAACAACCAAAAACAAAGGACATTGATAGAAACAAATAGAGAATATGATTCCCAGTACACAACTGACATATGATTCCCATTATGACCTTCTTAATAAACTAATGCATTAATACCAATAaagattgaaaaagaaaaaacacaATTGACATAGGATACCATATCTGATTCCATTTACTTAAAGATCATAAAAAGTTATTAGGCTACAAGCAAGGGTAGTATTGTCAATTACATCAAAAGTTGGCCCAATTAACAAAAGAAAGTCACCATACATAGTGTACTATTACATACTTTCAAAGCAAAAGAAAACAAGTAACCTTAATCAATCTAAATCTAAAGTAATTGGGTTGTCCTCAGTCAATCCTTTGCCATTCTTTCGGAAAACCTGCTTCCTGATTTGTATCTTGTTGATTCTCTCTGAAGGCTTCCTTGCTCTAACACCAAGTCTCCTAGGCACCCTAACACCAAGATTCACAGGCACTTGGTTAACAGGTATTGGAATCACAGGATCTTGGTTAATAGGTACTTGAATCATAGGATCTTGGTTAATAGGTACTTCATTAACAGGACCTTCATGCACATGAACTTCATTCACATGATCTTGGTTGACAGGAACTTCATTCACATTCTCCTGATTCACAGGATCTTCATTCACAGGGACATGGTCTTAAGTCAAAGGATCTTGATTGACATGTGTTGGAGCACTTGGAGCTGGAGTGCTTGGACCTGCTTGTGATGGACAACTTCTTGCATTACTCTTCTTTCTTGCTTTACTTGGACCTGCTTCAGAAGGACCCCTCATTGTACATGTAGCTTTGTTGTGTCCAGTTTCATTACAAATTGTACATCTGTGCTGGACACCTGCCCTGCTTATAGCATGCCTTGTGTTCCCACTGAGTTCATTTTCTGCTTggtctctttttctttttatacATGGCCTACCAGGTAACCTCCTCCTAATAGGAGGTAGTATCTGGTGAAAATCAAGCATGTGGGGCCACAAGGTACTATCATTCAGGGGATGTATGGTGTACTCATAGGCCCTAAGAAATGCAGATTTAGTAAACCACTCTGCAACAAATTCCTCTGGATCAAGATTCAAGGAAGATATGGCACATATGGCATGTACACAAGGAATTCCTGTCAATCGCCAACATCTGCATCCACATTCTCTCTTCTCCAAGTCAACCCCATACCTTTCATTACATTGCACAACTTCAAACTGCTTGTATCCACTAACATATGATGCCTAAAATTTGTCAATTCAAAAAATTAGTCAGCCACTAGCTTGTACAAAAAGTAAGTAAAAGTGTTTGTAACAACTAACCTTCTCAACTTCTTTAGTTTACCAAGTTTACTTCTGATAGTTGGACAAATTGCCAAATCCTTGCCCAATCCTTTCCCTTTCTGCATGTACAATCTCTCCATCACAAATACCCTTATGTCCTCCAACATAGTGATCAATGGCTTCTTTCTAGCTTCTTCAATAGCAGCATTGAAGCTCTCAGACACACCATTTTCCATTGCATCACATCCCATTCCAACCTTAAAAAAAGCCCTTGACCAACAGTTGGGATCCCTTTTAATAAGATAACCATATGCCCCTACATCAAAGCTCTTGATTTCTTCCATTGCAAGTTCAAAATTTGGAATTGTAGTTGCCTTTACAGCCCTCCAAAAAGGTTTAATGTAGCACTCACCCTTAAACTTTTTAGGGAAGTTAGCAAGGATGTGCCTAGCACACAACCTATGCTCAACTTCTGGACATCTTTCTTTCACAACCTCCATTATACCCTGCATTGATTTGGAATGTTAGTTTATGTAAAAGGtaatttttgtaaaagaaaagtAGTGTATATATGTACCTTGTGTCCATCTAACATCAATGTGATTCCATTACCATTTCCCCCTTCATCTATGTATTCCATTAGATTTTCCAAGAACCACTTCCAAGTATTCTTGTTCTCAACATTTACTACTGCACAGGCTATTGGGTAAATGTTATTGTTTCCATCCCTGCCTACTGCTGAGAAGAGCTCCCCTTTGCAGATGCCCTTCAGAAAACATTCATCTATCCCAATTACCTTCCTACACCCATCTAGCCATCCATCAACCACTCctttaaaactcacataaaacctTTCAAACACCACAGTAAAATTATTTTGGGGTTGCACATACACTTCTACATGAGATCCTGGGTTGGCCCTTTTAATTTCAGCTCCATAATCCCACAGCTTGTAATAATGATCCTTCAAATCACCCTCAGTTTCGCACAATGCAAATCTTTTTGCATTCCTACATTGTCCAACACTAACATTTATGTTGAATAACTTGGATGCCATAGCTTTCATCTTCCTCAAACTCATTTTAGGGGACTCCATAATATCAGTGACAAATTGTTTCCCTATCCACTTATAGGTAACAATTGACCCAAGTTTGAATGCCCTtgaacaactatggtcttctctaAGGGACTTTATTTGAAATGTTTGTTCATCTTTCATCCAGGAAGCCCACAGTCTAAAAGGGCATTGTGGTCTTTTTCCTTTACAACACTTTACAAGCAACTTATCCTTGTCATTCTTCTCATAATACAAGTCATATCCATGTGCAACTGCATAGTTACTGAGAGATGACTTAAGTTCAGCAGGAGAAGAGAATCTCATACCTAGTTCAGGCTTCATCTTCCTCCATTCCTGAGTAGCATCATGCCTAGGGTAGACAGTTGGAAGTTTATTGCCTTTTTTCATTTTCATCTTCAACAACTACTGGACATAACTTGTTCAAAAACTTATCATTATAGGTTTTTTTGAAGATTCTTTTGCTTGATGTAACAGATTCATCCTCTTCATGTTCACAATTCTCATCATCTGCCAAAACAAAGTCGACATCTTCTTCTGAATACACAAGGTCTTCATCGTCTGGTTCTTCTTTCTGAATCCACTCAAATAGAGGTTCATTATCATGGTCAATATACACATCCACATGTCTGTTAGCATTTGCAACCTCAAGAAACTCAGAGTAGTCACATTCATTTTGTAGTGTTTGGAGCCCCCCACTCAATCTCGCTTCAGGTATACAGTAATACACATGCTTGCACTGAAAATCGATAAGCTTCTCAACATATTTGATGAAATCGGAGAAACCAAACATGTTTGCATCTTCATTAAGACGTAGTACTTGTGGAGCAAAATACACTAACGGATTAGGCACAAAAGTACCATTATAGTGTACATCGACTTTTGGAAAAGATTGATTTCCCTCCATTGAATCAGAATGGTGTTTTGAGAGAAGAGAAGTGTGAGTAACGTGGAACCGATCAAGAACAAATTATGAGAATAAAGACAATATAACCCTAATTGATCTTCGTTCGTAAATGAGGTTTCTTGATAAATAAGGGTGGAAGAGGGTAAGTGCCACGTAATTGCCACGTAAACCAGTAAAACACAAAATGACCGGCTTAACTGGAAGCAACCGGTAATAATgatttaatttaaacaaaacaacaagttCAAGGGTAAAATGTGGACAAAAAAAATtcaaggactaaatgtgtacaaaaccAATAATATGTTACCCttctaagtcattatccctattttaaaacaccattttgtaaaaaacAACAAGGTGAGCCTGTTGGAAGAAAATTGTCACGTAAATTAACGGTGAGTctaaaacaaaaaataacatTGTTTCCAAATTAAGTGAAGCCAATAAAAAAATCAACAACACTTGTGGGGGTCGTATCCCATAAAAAAAACTGCACCAACCAATTCAATCGGTTAAAAACGATCAGACGCCAccgattaaaaattttaaaaaaccg containing:
- the LOC111896287 gene encoding uncharacterized protein LOC111896287, with protein sequence MKPELGMRFSSPAELKSSLSNYAVAHGYDLYYEKNDKDKLLVKCCKGKRPQCPFRLWASWMKDEQTFQIKSLREDHSCSRAFKLGSIVTYKWIGKQFVTDIMESPKMSLRKMKAMASKLFNINVSVGQCRNAKRFALCETEGDLKDHYYKLWDYGAEIKRANPGSHVEVYVQPQNNFTVVFERFYVSFKGVVDGWLDGCRKVIGIDECFLKGICKGELFSAVGRDGNNNIYPIACAVVNVENKNTWKWFLENLMEYIDEGGNGNGITLMLDGHKGIMEVVKERCPEVEHRLCARHILANFPKKFKGECYIKPFWRAVKATTIPNFELAMEEIKSFDVGAYGYLIKRDPNCWSRAFFKVGMGCDAMENGVSESFNAAIEEARKKPLITMLEDIRVFVMERLYMQKGKGLGKDLAICPTIRSKLGKLKKLRSGYKQFEVVQCNERYGVDLEKRECGCRCWRLTGIPCVHAICAISSLNLDPEEFVAEWFTKSAFLRAYEYTIHPLNDSTLWPHMLDFHQILPPIRRRLPGRPCIKRKRDQAENELSGNTRHAISRAGVQHRCTICNETGHNKATCTMRGPSEAGPSKARKKSNARSCPSQADPVNQENVNEVPVNQDHVNEVHVHEGPVNEVPINQDPMIQVPINQDPVIPIPVNQVPVNLGVRVPRRLGVRARKPSERINKIQIRKQVFRKNGKGLTEDNPITLDLD